One genomic region from SAR92 clade bacterium H455 encodes:
- a CDS encoding acyl-CoA dehydrogenase family protein: MKLRFSTSDEAFRVEVANWLRDNLCGEFESIRFRGGPGDEHSFVEERKAWERRLGEAGWTCIGWPRDWGGRAASIEQQVVFNEEYARAGGPGRIGHIGETLMGPTLIAYGSEAQKNKYLPSIRSGDAIWCQGYSEPSAGSDLANVKTKAVFDEQAQVWQITGQKVWTSLAHESQYCFVVARTDPQAKGHKGLGFFMLDMHQPGVTIRPIEQLTGTSEFNEVFFDSAVCSVEDIVGKPGEGWQVAMALLGFERGVSTLGQQMLFQNEFNDIVQLAKRNGADRDPMLRQRIAEAHIGLRIMRYNTLRVLSGSDEGELQAEGMIYKLYWSSWHRNLGKLAMDVMGSDSEILDAEPYELNRLQSMFLFTRADTIYGGTNQIQRNLIAERALGMPREPRGNN; this comes from the coding sequence GTGAAATTACGCTTTAGCACCAGTGACGAAGCCTTTCGTGTCGAGGTAGCCAATTGGTTGCGCGACAACCTCTGTGGCGAGTTTGAATCTATCCGTTTTCGCGGCGGTCCCGGCGATGAACACAGTTTTGTCGAAGAGCGCAAAGCCTGGGAGCGCAGGCTCGGCGAGGCCGGTTGGACCTGTATTGGTTGGCCCCGAGACTGGGGTGGTCGAGCCGCGAGTATTGAACAGCAGGTGGTTTTTAATGAGGAGTACGCCCGCGCCGGTGGCCCGGGAAGAATTGGCCATATTGGTGAAACCCTGATGGGGCCGACCCTTATCGCCTATGGTAGTGAGGCGCAAAAAAACAAATATTTACCCAGTATTCGCAGTGGCGACGCGATCTGGTGTCAGGGTTATAGCGAACCCTCGGCGGGGTCCGATCTGGCCAATGTCAAAACCAAAGCGGTTTTCGATGAGCAGGCCCAGGTTTGGCAAATCACTGGGCAAAAGGTCTGGACTTCACTGGCCCATGAATCCCAATATTGTTTTGTTGTCGCGCGCACAGACCCTCAGGCGAAGGGCCACAAAGGTCTGGGCTTTTTTATGCTCGATATGCACCAGCCCGGGGTCACTATTCGCCCCATCGAACAGCTCACTGGCACCTCGGAATTTAACGAAGTATTTTTTGATAGTGCCGTTTGCAGTGTCGAGGATATTGTCGGTAAGCCTGGAGAGGGCTGGCAGGTTGCCATGGCGCTGCTGGGCTTTGAGCGGGGCGTCTCGACCCTCGGCCAGCAGATGCTGTTCCAAAATGAATTTAATGACATTGTTCAGCTGGCTAAGCGCAATGGCGCGGACCGCGACCCGATGTTGCGCCAGCGCATAGCCGAAGCCCATATTGGACTGCGTATTATGCGCTATAACACCCTGCGGGTTCTGTCCGGTTCAGACGAGGGTGAACTGCAAGCTGAGGGCATGATCTACAAGCTCTACTGGTCCTCATGGCACCGCAATTTAGGCAAGCTGGCGATGGATGTGATGGGCTCTGACAGCGAAATTTTGGATGCCGAACCCTACGAACTCAATCGCCTGCAGTCGATGTTTTTGTTTACCCGCGCCGACACTATTTATGGCGGCACCAACCAGATTCAACGCAACTTGATCGCTGAGCGGGCCCTTGGCATGCCCCGTGAACCCCGGGGCAATAACTGA
- a CDS encoding SDR family oxidoreductase, protein MSKEIPAYVAGHQLLAGKHILITAAAGAGIGFSAAQRAVEEGAASLVISDIHQGRLQQAVESLAALDSQCRVRGIVADVTNEEQVQHLVDEAELFSGGIDVLINNAGLGGSCRLEDMPDDAWHRVIDISLTGTMRMMRAMVRYMHPRGRGVIVNNASVLGWRAQTEQCHYAAAKAGVMALTRCAAMESAEFGLRINAVSPSIAMHDFLRKTTPPELLAELSAREAFGRPAEVWEVANVMMFLASDYASYMTGEVVSVSSQHA, encoded by the coding sequence ATGTCAAAAGAGATTCCAGCCTATGTTGCAGGGCACCAGCTGCTTGCCGGCAAACATATTTTAATTACTGCAGCCGCCGGAGCCGGAATCGGTTTTTCTGCGGCCCAGCGCGCTGTGGAAGAGGGTGCTGCCAGCCTGGTGATCAGCGATATTCACCAAGGCCGTTTACAGCAAGCGGTAGAGAGTCTCGCCGCCCTCGACAGCCAGTGCCGAGTGCGTGGCATTGTCGCCGACGTGACCAATGAAGAGCAGGTTCAGCATCTAGTTGATGAGGCCGAGCTGTTCAGCGGCGGTATCGATGTATTGATTAATAACGCCGGACTGGGTGGCAGCTGCCGCCTTGAAGATATGCCGGATGATGCCTGGCACAGAGTGATCGATATCAGCCTGACCGGCACCATGCGCATGATGCGCGCTATGGTTCGCTATATGCATCCCCGGGGTCGCGGTGTGATTGTCAACAATGCCTCGGTATTGGGTTGGCGGGCACAGACAGAGCAGTGTCACTACGCCGCTGCCAAAGCCGGTGTGATGGCCCTAACCCGCTGCGCGGCAATGGAGTCAGCCGAGTTTGGTCTGCGCATTAATGCGGTGTCCCCCAGTATTGCCATGCATGATTTTTTACGTAAGACAACGCCCCCAGAACTGCTCGCTGAGCTGTCTGCGCGGGAAGCCTTTGGTCGCCCAGCAGAAGTCTGGGAAGTTGCCAATGTAATGATGTTTTTGGCATCTGACTACGCCAGCTATATGACCGGCGAAGTAGTCTCAGTATCAAGCCAGCACGCCTAA
- a CDS encoding acetyl-CoA C-acyltransferase, giving the protein MREAVIIDTARTAIGKAYRGAFNNTEAPALGGHVIRAMMARQDLDPGLIDDVVIGAAAQQGTQGYNLGRLCATASGLPDSVAGMTMDRQCASGMMAIATAAKSIMCNEYDAAIAGGVESISLVQTKHKNSHRNISQTVLAAQPKAYISMIETAEIVAQRYGISRDAQDEYSFESQRRTAAAQEAGRFDKEIVPMTTIKQLVDRETKEVSEQEVTLSRDEGNRPGTLLDNLQGLKPVLAEGQFSGAGENITAGNASQLSDGASASILMGSDLAAQMGLTPLGIYRGLAVAGCAPDEMGIGPVFAIPKLLRQHGLSINDIDLWELNEAFACQVLYCRDKLGIDPEKMNVNGGAISIGHPFGMSGARMVGHALHETRRRGGRYAVVTMCVGGGMGAAGLFEV; this is encoded by the coding sequence ATGCGCGAAGCAGTAATTATAGATACAGCCCGCACCGCAATAGGCAAAGCCTACCGCGGTGCCTTTAATAATACCGAAGCCCCAGCTCTGGGCGGCCATGTGATTCGTGCAATGATGGCACGGCAAGACCTGGATCCCGGTTTGATCGATGATGTGGTAATCGGGGCCGCTGCACAGCAGGGCACTCAGGGTTACAACCTTGGTCGCCTCTGTGCCACGGCCTCGGGTCTGCCCGACTCGGTTGCCGGTATGACTATGGATCGTCAGTGCGCCTCTGGAATGATGGCTATTGCCACCGCGGCCAAGTCGATTATGTGCAATGAGTACGACGCGGCGATTGCCGGCGGTGTGGAATCCATTTCGCTGGTTCAGACAAAACATAAAAACAGTCATAGAAACATTTCTCAGACAGTATTGGCGGCGCAGCCAAAAGCCTACATCAGCATGATTGAAACGGCGGAAATTGTCGCTCAACGCTACGGCATTTCTCGCGATGCTCAGGACGAGTATTCTTTCGAAAGTCAGCGACGCACAGCGGCGGCTCAGGAAGCGGGGCGCTTTGACAAAGAGATTGTGCCCATGACCACCATCAAGCAGCTGGTGGACAGAGAGACCAAAGAAGTCAGTGAGCAAGAAGTCACTTTGAGTCGCGATGAGGGTAACCGCCCAGGCACGTTGCTCGATAACTTGCAGGGATTAAAGCCGGTTTTGGCCGAGGGTCAATTCTCTGGTGCCGGCGAGAATATTACCGCGGGCAATGCCTCACAACTTTCCGATGGCGCGTCGGCCAGTATTCTTATGGGTTCAGACTTAGCTGCGCAGATGGGTTTGACACCCCTGGGTATCTACCGCGGCTTGGCTGTGGCCGGATGCGCCCCCGACGAGATGGGTATTGGTCCAGTGTTTGCCATTCCCAAGCTGCTGCGTCAACATGGTTTGAGCATCAATGACATTGACCTCTGGGAACTCAACGAAGCCTTTGCCTGTCAGGTGCTTTACTGTCGCGACAAGTTAGGCATTGATCCGGAGAAAATGAATGTTAATGGCGGTGCTATTTCTATTGGTCATCCCTTTGGTATGAGTGGTGCGCGTATGGTGGGACATGCTCTTCATGAAACGCGCCGTCGTGGTGGTCGCTATGCAGTGGTGACTATGTGCGTGGGCGGTGGTATGGGTGCCGCAGGTCTATTTGAAGTTTGA
- a CDS encoding FAD-binding protein, giving the protein MSEINWHSAVDVLVVGTGNGGLTAAICNYEMGSQDVLIIEKADKVGGTSATSGGGIWIPVNHYAQAAGAEDSLDEAREYLKNTLQGEDVPAELIENYIVNGPKMLQFLHDRSQVRYESLDHYPDYYTNVAGAKHGHRSLEPAPFMASELGSNYRRMTYTHHMMRMFGVIHFTQVEAQMLMLKMPGWIKLLGKMMWDYVTDIPWRLRTRISRRLCCGAAGVGRLYASVLDRNIPIQFETSLTDIIAEDGKVVGVTVIQGGQSKNIQVKKGLILAAGGFEHNQELRDKYLPKPTNTEWSAGARGNQGDALQASLKLGAKTRLMNGAWWTTTLCVPDEPAPRLSIMEKSFPGSCVVNKNGERFANESQNYMAFQKELFKAHSDENPCAPAYHVFDARFRRNYIVGPMMTASMKPDWTIPKKWYDSGFVAKANTVRELAENLGIDAEGLEATVAKMNGYAETGVDLDFHRGESEYDRYYADPSIVPNPCLAPIVEAPFYAMRIEAGDFGTLGGLDTDNNANVIHQQGGTIQGLYAIGNCSAAILPTYPGPGATLGPAMTMAYQAAKAINNYQD; this is encoded by the coding sequence GTGAGCGAAATTAATTGGCATAGTGCTGTTGATGTATTGGTCGTTGGTACTGGTAATGGTGGCCTCACCGCCGCCATCTGCAACTATGAAATGGGCAGTCAAGATGTGCTAATTATTGAGAAGGCCGATAAGGTCGGTGGCACCAGTGCTACCTCCGGTGGAGGCATCTGGATTCCGGTTAATCACTATGCACAGGCCGCTGGCGCCGAAGACTCCCTAGACGAAGCCCGGGAGTATCTAAAAAATACCCTCCAGGGGGAAGATGTTCCCGCCGAGCTGATCGAGAATTACATTGTTAACGGCCCGAAAATGCTCCAGTTTCTTCATGATCGCAGTCAGGTGCGCTACGAGTCACTGGACCACTACCCCGACTACTACACTAATGTTGCCGGCGCTAAACATGGCCACCGCTCACTGGAGCCGGCGCCCTTTATGGCTTCTGAATTGGGCAGCAACTACAGGCGCATGACCTACACCCATCATATGATGCGTATGTTTGGGGTGATCCACTTTACTCAGGTGGAAGCACAGATGTTGATGTTAAAAATGCCTGGTTGGATCAAACTGCTGGGCAAAATGATGTGGGACTACGTCACCGATATTCCCTGGCGTCTGCGCACACGCATATCCCGTCGCCTGTGCTGTGGAGCCGCCGGTGTTGGTCGTCTCTACGCCTCGGTGTTGGATCGCAATATTCCGATTCAGTTTGAAACCTCACTCACCGATATTATTGCTGAAGACGGAAAGGTAGTGGGTGTTACCGTGATCCAAGGCGGTCAGAGCAAAAATATTCAGGTCAAAAAAGGGCTGATCTTGGCCGCCGGTGGCTTTGAACACAATCAAGAGCTGCGTGATAAATACCTGCCAAAACCCACCAATACTGAATGGAGTGCCGGTGCCCGAGGTAATCAGGGAGACGCTCTGCAAGCCTCCCTCAAGTTGGGAGCAAAAACTCGCCTGATGAATGGCGCCTGGTGGACAACAACACTCTGTGTACCGGACGAGCCCGCTCCGCGCCTCAGTATTATGGAAAAATCTTTCCCCGGTTCCTGTGTAGTGAATAAGAACGGTGAGCGCTTTGCCAATGAATCGCAGAATTACATGGCCTTCCAAAAAGAACTGTTTAAAGCCCATAGTGACGAAAACCCCTGTGCACCGGCTTACCATGTGTTCGACGCGCGGTTCCGTCGCAACTACATTGTGGGGCCAATGATGACGGCATCGATGAAACCTGACTGGACCATACCGAAAAAATGGTACGACAGCGGTTTTGTCGCCAAGGCCAACACAGTGCGTGAGCTGGCGGAGAACTTAGGTATTGATGCCGAGGGTCTAGAGGCAACCGTAGCGAAGATGAATGGCTACGCCGAGACCGGTGTCGATCTCGACTTTCACCGCGGCGAGTCGGAGTACGATCGCTACTACGCTGATCCCAGTATTGTCCCCAACCCCTGTTTGGCGCCGATTGTTGAAGCACCGTTTTATGCCATGCGTATCGAAGCGGGAGATTTCGGCACGCTCGGTGGTTTGGACACCGATAACAACGCCAATGTAATCCATCAGCAGGGTGGGACTATCCAGGGCCTATATGCGATCGGGAATTGTTCCGCGGCCATACTGCCAACCTATCCGGGCCCCGGCGCGACCCTTGGTCCCGCTATGACTATGGCCTATCAAGCAGCCAAAGCTATAAACAACTATCAGGATTAA
- a CDS encoding nuclear transport factor 2 family protein encodes MLDLEAIELIKQLKARYFRFLDTADIPGLHSVFSEDVHAHFKSSEYDFEMNGWPELETFYQRSFTAEKFGMHNGHHPEISVDGDKATGIWYLQDIFINLKHNVTIMGSALYQDEYRKIDGQWRISKTGYERLWEEIHPRSPDIRLTSRPIQKTAE; translated from the coding sequence ATGCTCGATTTAGAGGCTATTGAATTAATTAAGCAATTGAAGGCACGCTATTTCCGCTTTCTTGATACCGCTGACATTCCCGGCTTGCACAGCGTGTTTAGTGAGGATGTGCACGCACATTTTAAAAGTTCGGAGTACGATTTTGAAATGAACGGCTGGCCCGAGCTAGAGACCTTCTATCAACGCTCCTTCACCGCGGAAAAGTTTGGCATGCACAACGGTCATCATCCGGAAATTAGCGTTGACGGTGACAAGGCTACAGGCATCTGGTATCTGCAGGATATCTTTATCAATCTAAAGCACAACGTGACCATTATGGGCAGTGCGCTATACCAGGATGAGTACCGCAAGATTGACGGTCAGTGGAGGATCTCTAAGACTGGTTATGAGCGACTCTGGGAAGAGATCCATCCGCGCTCGCCGGATATTCGCCTTACCTCCAGGCCGATTCAGAAGACCGCTGAGTAG
- a CDS encoding arylsulfatase, with protein MAKFYRQLAAALLALLLFSPVTTAAPPNIIIIVADDLGWNDVGFHGGDIDTPSLDKLANEGMSLNRFYTTPICSPTRAALMTGRDPMRLGLAYSVILPWDNNGVHPEEHFMPESFRAAGYQTAMVGKWHLGHAQMSYHPNQRGFEHFYGHLHTQVGYFSPFANIGGSDFQRNGNTIHDQGYETFLLANEVSRYIRQRNKTKPFFIYMPFLAPHTPLEAPQQLIEKYADINTDLTPARSRHTDATRRAAKSQGRPSARPVYAAVVDAMDQAIGQVLTTLDREQLSDNTLVMFFSDNGGAAYSVGGADNAPLRGGKGETFEGGIRVVSLMRWPAAIKPGTISEQIMHVSDVFPTLAAAAGIETKNKKQLDGEDVWPSLQSGQPTLRDETLFFTSEIPIYGNFNFAAIEGDWKLVQEIHQTLVETKTINWLFNLADDPHEYNDLSAAQPERVKALAEAILEWRGLHPINGLRSKMAPPPGWRAPKDWADYPRALESLQNSSAPTMAPTAIIEEILDRQHGRRGRVTYDCDRGPELTIPCQPGALKGKAL; from the coding sequence ATGGCTAAATTTTATCGACAACTAGCCGCAGCGCTTTTAGCGCTTTTACTGTTCTCCCCTGTTACCACAGCCGCTCCGCCCAATATCATTATCATTGTTGCTGACGATTTGGGCTGGAATGATGTCGGTTTCCACGGTGGTGATATAGATACACCCTCGTTGGATAAACTGGCTAATGAGGGTATGAGTCTCAATCGGTTTTACACCACACCGATCTGCTCACCCACCAGAGCTGCACTGATGACCGGTCGCGACCCGATGCGACTGGGTCTTGCCTACAGTGTAATTCTGCCCTGGGATAACAATGGCGTTCACCCTGAAGAACATTTTATGCCTGAGTCATTTCGCGCCGCTGGCTATCAAACCGCGATGGTCGGCAAATGGCACCTGGGTCATGCGCAGATGAGCTACCACCCTAACCAGCGTGGCTTTGAACACTTCTACGGGCACCTGCACACTCAGGTTGGGTACTTTTCACCCTTCGCCAATATCGGCGGCAGCGACTTTCAGCGCAACGGTAACACGATTCATGATCAGGGCTACGAAACCTTCCTGCTGGCCAACGAGGTAAGCCGCTACATCCGCCAGCGCAATAAAACCAAGCCGTTCTTTATCTATATGCCCTTTTTAGCCCCGCACACGCCGCTGGAAGCGCCACAGCAGTTGATAGAGAAATATGCCGATATCAATACCGACCTGACTCCGGCCCGCTCACGCCACACTGATGCCACTAGACGCGCGGCCAAAAGTCAGGGTCGCCCTAGCGCCAGGCCGGTTTACGCAGCAGTGGTCGACGCCATGGATCAGGCTATAGGTCAGGTCCTGACTACGCTGGATAGAGAGCAGCTCAGCGATAATACATTGGTGATGTTTTTTAGTGATAATGGCGGTGCTGCCTATTCCGTGGGCGGTGCCGACAATGCGCCACTGCGCGGCGGCAAGGGTGAAACCTTTGAGGGCGGAATTAGAGTGGTATCGCTTATGCGTTGGCCTGCGGCGATAAAACCTGGCACGATTTCAGAACAGATCATGCATGTGTCGGACGTGTTTCCCACCCTTGCCGCCGCCGCTGGCATAGAGACAAAAAACAAGAAACAATTGGATGGCGAGGATGTCTGGCCATCGCTGCAATCGGGACAGCCAACGCTAAGAGACGAGACGTTGTTTTTTACCTCTGAGATTCCTATCTACGGCAACTTTAATTTTGCCGCGATAGAGGGCGACTGGAAATTAGTCCAAGAGATACATCAGACGCTTGTAGAAACCAAGACCATCAACTGGCTGTTTAATTTGGCGGACGATCCCCATGAATACAATGACCTCAGTGCAGCGCAACCAGAGCGTGTCAAGGCGCTGGCCGAGGCCATTCTAGAGTGGCGCGGGCTGCATCCGATCAATGGTCTGCGCTCTAAAATGGCGCCTCCTCCTGGCTGGCGCGCCCCCAAAGACTGGGCGGACTATCCCAGAGCGTTGGAGAGCCTACAAAACAGTAGCGCGCCGACAATGGCACCAACGGCTATTATTGAGGAAATCCTCGACCGCCAACACGGGCGCCGCGGGCGCGTCACCTATGATTGTGACAGAGGTCCAGAACTGACAATTCCCTGCCAGCCGGGTGCGTTAAAAGGCAAAGCTCTCTAG
- a CDS encoding DUF1295 domain-containing protein, with amino-acid sequence MQWYTGNSFYDSLLIVGFVYAALVFVSSLFGTAQYGGRFGGGKRSKGVKLHAKTGWVLMELPGLVIFPIVFFMGENSDQLVPLIFLAIWMIHYSNRALYTPLMMRVQPGSSSSFALNVVIAGWLTLFLHGYFNAAFITQFGTQYTDAWLTDPRFIIGIAIYLFGFFLNIHSDSILRNLRSKTPSADEPRYKIPYGGAFRFVSCPQYLGEILSFIGFAIMTWNLGAVFVLAMTVGNLGPRALYTHRWFKKTFAEYPQERKAVIPYIL; translated from the coding sequence ATGCAATGGTATACAGGTAACAGCTTTTACGACTCATTATTAATTGTCGGCTTTGTCTACGCGGCTCTGGTGTTTGTTTCGAGTCTTTTCGGTACAGCACAATACGGTGGTCGCTTTGGCGGTGGAAAACGCTCAAAGGGCGTTAAGCTTCATGCCAAAACCGGCTGGGTATTAATGGAACTTCCCGGCTTGGTTATCTTTCCAATCGTGTTTTTTATGGGCGAGAACTCTGATCAGCTAGTACCGCTAATATTTCTTGCCATCTGGATGATCCACTACAGTAATCGTGCGCTGTACACCCCACTGATGATGCGCGTTCAGCCAGGATCCAGTTCGTCATTTGCACTCAATGTAGTTATCGCCGGTTGGTTAACACTGTTTTTACATGGCTATTTTAACGCCGCCTTTATCACTCAGTTTGGCACCCAGTACACTGACGCCTGGCTGACTGACCCGCGGTTTATTATCGGCATCGCCATCTATCTGTTTGGCTTTTTCTTAAATATTCACTCCGATTCAATATTGCGCAACCTGCGCTCAAAAACGCCCTCCGCAGACGAACCACGCTATAAAATCCCCTATGGCGGAGCCTTTCGTTTTGTCTCCTGCCCACAGTACCTTGGTGAGATACTTTCCTTCATCGGCTTTGCCATTATGACGTGGAATCTGGGTGCGGTTTTTGTCCTGGCAATGACAGTCGGCAATCTCGGCCCCCGAGCCCTGTATACACACCGCTGGTTCAAGAAAACGTTTGCCGAATACCCGCAAGAGCGCAAGGCAGTTATTCCCTACATTCTGTAA
- a CDS encoding FAD-dependent oxidoreductase, whose translation MKTELHSHPQSSITAAAVEQWHEQYDVIIAGFGGAGACAAIAAADAGSSVLICDVASGSGGSTALSSAELYLGAGTRVQKACGYNDSIEAMYDYLMVSNGPEADSAKTRAYCEGSVEHFNWLVDLGVPFNDSEFKARAIVATTDDGLLYTGSEKAWPYVTTIRPAPRGHNLAIKGDHGGPLFMQILTAAAIQRGVEISFETRALRLIEDRGEVVGLVVRRDMQERFVGCNQGVILSAGGFVMNPEMLAQYAPDLLRCNLPIGNAGDTGSGILIGQGMGAAVNNMHQGFVSLPFYPPSSLTFGIFINAHGKRFINEDCYHGRVGAHVLQQPPGPVYLVLSVEDYGKYETHSYLGAEIAATGETLAELVAELDLPEGQLGQTIELYNRHAKQLADPEFHKAGEWLKPLTAPYVALDCTPGRGVNMPYFTLGGLDTRVSGEVLTESGAVIPGLYAAGRTACGVPRRADGYASGISVGDASFSGRMAGAAAAAREKQQRK comes from the coding sequence ATGAAAACTGAACTGCACTCACACCCACAGTCTTCCATAACCGCTGCAGCTGTAGAGCAATGGCATGAACAGTACGATGTGATCATAGCCGGTTTTGGCGGTGCTGGCGCCTGCGCAGCAATCGCCGCCGCCGACGCTGGCAGCTCAGTGTTAATTTGCGATGTCGCCTCGGGCTCTGGTGGTTCCACGGCGCTGTCATCCGCAGAACTCTATTTGGGCGCTGGTACGCGCGTGCAAAAAGCCTGTGGCTATAACGACAGCATTGAGGCCATGTATGACTACCTGATGGTGAGCAACGGCCCCGAGGCGGACAGCGCAAAAACTCGCGCCTACTGCGAGGGCAGTGTCGAGCACTTCAATTGGCTAGTTGACCTGGGAGTGCCCTTCAATGACAGTGAATTTAAGGCCCGCGCCATCGTCGCCACCACTGATGATGGCCTGCTTTACACCGGCAGTGAAAAAGCCTGGCCCTATGTGACAACTATTAGGCCAGCTCCTCGAGGCCATAACCTTGCGATTAAGGGTGATCATGGTGGCCCACTGTTTATGCAGATACTCACCGCAGCGGCGATCCAGCGGGGCGTCGAAATCAGCTTCGAGACAAGGGCATTGCGGCTCATCGAAGATCGCGGTGAAGTAGTCGGACTGGTGGTTCGCAGGGATATGCAAGAACGCTTTGTAGGCTGCAATCAAGGGGTTATTTTATCCGCGGGCGGCTTTGTTATGAACCCTGAAATGCTTGCCCAATACGCGCCGGATTTATTGCGCTGCAACTTACCTATTGGCAATGCTGGAGACACAGGTAGCGGTATTTTGATTGGTCAGGGCATGGGTGCAGCAGTCAATAATATGCATCAGGGCTTTGTCAGCTTGCCATTTTATCCGCCCTCGTCATTGACCTTTGGAATATTTATCAATGCCCATGGTAAGCGCTTTATTAACGAAGATTGCTACCATGGACGAGTCGGTGCCCATGTGCTGCAGCAGCCCCCGGGCCCAGTCTATCTGGTGCTCAGTGTTGAGGATTACGGCAAGTACGAAACCCACTCTTATCTAGGGGCCGAGATCGCCGCCACTGGCGAGACCTTGGCTGAACTTGTCGCCGAGCTTGACTTGCCCGAGGGGCAGCTAGGGCAGACTATTGAATTGTATAACCGCCATGCCAAGCAGCTTGCAGACCCAGAGTTCCACAAGGCCGGGGAGTGGTTAAAGCCGCTGACTGCGCCCTATGTGGCGCTTGATTGCACCCCGGGGCGTGGCGTTAATATGCCGTACTTTACCCTTGGAGGCTTGGATACCAGAGTTTCTGGGGAGGTGTTAACCGAGTCCGGCGCAGTTATTCCCGGCCTCTATGCCGCTGGTCGCACCGCCTGCGGTGTTCCCCGTCGCGCCGACGGTTACGCCTCGGGTATCTCGGTAGGCGACGCCTCTTTTAGCGGCCGTATGGCTGGCGCTGCCGCAGCGGCACGGGAAAAACAACAAAGGAAATAA
- a CDS encoding nuclear transport factor 2 family protein gives MSHILSRIDRLESLDEIRQLPAKYSLALDMRDLDALVNLFPEDVRVGKGMQGRAHFKRWMDETLRVQFSGTSHHIGNHIIEFNDPDHAIGVVYSKNEHETARADGGIDWVIMQMIYWDQYERIDGRWYFQRRLPCYWYATDLNNPPVGEHKMRWPDRDNYDGAFHDLWPSWQDFWDNPITEELPAVAEPAPLEQFLKTMRRDSGEISIRTR, from the coding sequence ATGAGCCATATACTTTCTCGAATTGATCGCCTGGAGTCCCTTGACGAAATTCGGCAATTGCCAGCGAAGTACTCCCTAGCCCTGGATATGCGCGATTTAGATGCGCTGGTTAATCTGTTTCCCGAAGATGTGCGGGTTGGTAAAGGTATGCAGGGGCGGGCGCACTTTAAGCGCTGGATGGATGAAACTCTGCGCGTCCAATTTTCCGGCACCTCTCACCATATCGGCAACCATATTATTGAATTTAATGATCCTGACCACGCCATAGGTGTTGTCTACTCAAAGAACGAGCACGAGACAGCTCGCGCCGATGGCGGTATCGACTGGGTGATTATGCAAATGATCTACTGGGATCAATATGAGCGCATTGATGGTCGCTGGTATTTTCAACGCCGCTTACCCTGCTACTGGTATGCCACAGACCTCAATAACCCGCCGGTGGGTGAGCACAAAATGCGCTGGCCCGACCGCGACAATTACGACGGTGCCTTTCATGACCTGTGGCCCAGCTGGCAAGATTTTTGGGATAACCCGATTACCGAAGAGTTGCCAGCGGTGGCTGAGCCTGCACCACTTGAGCAGTTTTTGAAAACCATGCGCCGTGATAGCGGCGAGATCAGTATCCGAACGCGCTAA